A window of the Streptomyces sp. NBC_00250 genome harbors these coding sequences:
- a CDS encoding ABC transporter substrate-binding protein, whose protein sequence is MRHPARLGIALTLALATAGCSTAAGGGPEADTKPATSSASKPAAGAAGVPGAAKPASVTSCGRQVSLAGPPRRAVALDQSSTETLLELGLQDRMAGTANLKTKIPAPYEAAYAKIPVIAPKIATGEQLRAATPDFVVAGSTDLYTEDRAGTREELDAVKVPTFVSAVDCPEHNPPGTTPFELLFSDYENLGKLFGAEERAGRLTANQRAAVARAGESASKAPQGADRPTVVYLYSVFNGMPYVAGKTGLPSEMSRIVGAKNAFDDVDEDWPEVSWEEVARRDPDFIVIGDLSERGRPGDSAEEKRATMTEHPVISRLAAVRDNKILEVPGIELDPSVRSVHALGLLAQGMKDLGHVR, encoded by the coding sequence ATGCGCCACCCCGCCCGCCTCGGCATCGCCCTGACCCTCGCCCTCGCCACCGCGGGCTGCTCCACCGCAGCCGGTGGCGGACCCGAAGCGGACACCAAGCCCGCGACAAGCTCCGCCTCCAAGCCCGCCGCCGGTGCCGCGGGCGTGCCCGGCGCCGCGAAGCCGGCCTCCGTCACCAGCTGCGGCCGCCAGGTGTCACTCGCCGGGCCGCCGCGGCGGGCCGTCGCCCTGGACCAGAGCTCGACCGAGACCCTTCTCGAACTCGGCCTCCAGGACCGGATGGCGGGCACGGCCAACCTCAAGACGAAGATCCCCGCTCCGTACGAGGCCGCGTACGCGAAGATCCCGGTCATCGCCCCGAAGATCGCCACCGGCGAGCAACTGCGCGCCGCGACGCCCGACTTCGTCGTCGCCGGCTCCACGGACCTCTACACCGAGGACCGTGCCGGCACCCGCGAGGAGCTGGACGCCGTCAAGGTCCCCACCTTCGTCAGCGCCGTGGACTGCCCCGAACACAACCCGCCCGGCACGACCCCGTTCGAGCTGCTCTTCTCCGACTACGAGAACCTGGGCAAGCTCTTCGGCGCCGAGGAACGAGCCGGAAGACTCACGGCGAACCAGCGAGCCGCAGTCGCCCGGGCGGGGGAGAGCGCCTCCAAGGCGCCCCAGGGGGCGGACCGGCCCACCGTCGTCTACCTCTACTCCGTCTTCAACGGCATGCCGTACGTGGCGGGGAAGACCGGCCTGCCCAGCGAGATGAGCCGGATCGTGGGCGCGAAGAACGCCTTCGACGACGTCGACGAGGACTGGCCGGAGGTCTCCTGGGAGGAAGTCGCCCGCCGTGACCCGGACTTCATCGTGATCGGCGACCTGTCCGAGCGCGGCCGCCCCGGCGACAGCGCCGAAGAGAAGCGGGCCACGATGACCGAACACCCGGTGATCTCCCGGCTGGCCGCGGTCCGCGACAACAAGATCCTCGAAGTGCCGGGCATCGAACTCGACCCCTCGGTGCGCTCCGTACACGCCCTCGGACTGCTCGCCCAGGGCATGAAGGACCTCGGCCATGTCCGCTGA